In Kaistia algarum, the DNA window CAGAGCGGTGTCGACCACGGCCGTGACCTTCGAGGCGCACGTCATGTGGCTGAGGTCGCCCATCAGCCCATCGGAGACGTCGAGCGCCGCATGGGCATGGCGGCGGATCGCCCCGGCAAGCGCTGTGCGCGGCTGCGGGTGCAGATAGCGATCGAAGAGATGCTCGGCACCCTGCTCCGGCGGATCGATGGTGCCAAGCCTCAGTCGAAGCCCGAGCGCCGCATCGCCGATCGTGCCGGAAACGACGATCGCGTCGCCAGGCCGCGCCCCGCTGCGGCGGACCATGCCGCCGCGCGGTACCGATCCGATGGCGGTGATCGACAGCGTCAGCCCACCCGCCGCACGCACCGTGTCGCCCCCCAGCAGCGCGATGCCGTAGCGCGCCTGATCTTCGCCAAGCGCCGCGGAGAATGCCTCCATCCAATCGACTGTCCAGTCGGAAGGAAGCGCCAGGCCGAGCAGGTATCCGATCGGCTCCGCGCCTTTGGCGGCAAGGTCCGAGAGGTTGACGCGCAGGGCCTTTCTCGCGATCGAGGCAGGTGGATCGTCGGCGAAGAAATGGATGCCGGCCGCGACCATATCCTTGGTGAGAACAAGGTCATTGCCCGGCTCGGGGGAGAAGGATGCCGCGTCGTCGGTCAGCCCGAAGGCGGCCGGATCGTCGGCGAGCGGTCGCAGGAAGCGCGCGATCAGCTCGAACTCGCCGGGCCGCGCCTCGCTGACCGCCATGATCAGCCGCGCTCGGCCGTGGGCGAACTCTCGAATTCGTCCGGCCGCAACCGACGGGCCGCCGTATCGAGAACACCGTTGACCATGCGGACTTCGTCGCCAAGGCCGAAGAAGGCCCGCGCGACGTCGACATATTCGGTGATGATCACGCGGGCCGGTACATCCTTGCGGCCCACCAGTTCATACGTCCCACAGCGCAATATGGCGCGCAATGTCACATCGATGCGCGTCAGCGGCCAGTCGGAGGTAAGCGACGTATGGATCGCCGGATCGAGGTTGCGCTGCTCGCGCACCACCCCGGCGATAATGTCACGGAAAAAGGCGGCGTCGGCATCGCGGTACTGGTCGCCGTCGAGTTCCTTGCCAAGGCGCAGATTCTCGAATTCGGCGACGACTTCGGTCAAGGACGCGCCGCCGACGTCCAGCTGATAGAGCGCCTGTACGGCAGCGAGGCGCGCCGCGCCCCGCTGGTTGGCAGGTCGGGTGGCGCGCTCGACAGGCGCGCGGTCGCCGGTCACGTCAGAGACCGAATTTCTTGCGCAGCTGAATCATGGCAAGCGCAGCCTCGGCCGCCGCCCCGCCCTTATTCTTTTCGGCGACGCGGGCGCGCGCATAGGCCTGCGCATCGTTCTCGACGGTCAGGATGCCGTTGCCGACGGCTAGCGCCTCGATAACCGCCATATCCATGATCGCG includes these proteins:
- the thiL gene encoding thiamine-phosphate kinase; translated protein: MAVSEARPGEFELIARFLRPLADDPAAFGLTDDAASFSPEPGNDLVLTKDMVAAGIHFFADDPPASIARKALRVNLSDLAAKGAEPIGYLLGLALPSDWTVDWMEAFSAALGEDQARYGIALLGGDTVRAAGGLTLSITAIGSVPRGGMVRRSGARPGDAIVVSGTIGDAALGLRLRLGTIDPPEQGAEHLFDRYLHPQPRTALAGAIRRHAHAALDVSDGLMGDLSHMTCASKVTAVVDTALVPLSPAASAVLARDAAEITSVLTGGDDYEILAAVPPERLEAFHAEAIVAGVPLTVIGRIEEGEGSPVAVDADGKPIQLSRASHDHF
- the nusB gene encoding transcription antitermination factor NusB, which encodes MTGDRAPVERATRPANQRGAARLAAVQALYQLDVGGASLTEVVAEFENLRLGKELDGDQYRDADAAFFRDIIAGVVREQRNLDPAIHTSLTSDWPLTRIDVTLRAILRCGTYELVGRKDVPARVIITEYVDVARAFFGLGDEVRMVNGVLDTAARRLRPDEFESSPTAERG